The sequence TCTGAAGGTGTTGCTCATCAATCCAATCAAATATTTTATAATATGTTGATTCACAGGTTTCATAGGGTCCCTTGTGAAAAGCCCGAACCATTTTTCCTCCCGGGAGTTCATACATTTTGATCTCACCGGAATTATCAGAACTCCCTGATACAGGCCAGGCAACCTCCACAACAGCAGTTCCTTTCTCATTCGCCTCCAATACTGCTTCAGGACAGGTTTCGTGGCAGATAAACATCGGTGCACCGGTGATTGTCAGTTTCTTATCCACAATGGATTCATAGACTTTCATAAGGAGTTCAGGTATTATCCCGTATGTTCCTGTCTTTGTTATCCCCATTACCTGTTGAGGAGGGAGGTTAATGATGGTGATTTCATCCATAATCGATCAATGGAACACAGATTACATAAAATTTGTGAATTAACAATATTCGTTGCTATTCAGCCGTAATCATCAATTCAGGAATATTATTTCTTCCCCTGGCTGAATAGTTCCTACACAGTATAGAGAAATTGAAATTTTAATATTCAGAACGGTGATGTTGGCTGAATAGTTACCTATGTTGAAATATATCTATTCACATCTCGAAAAAGCATTTAAAAACGTTTTGAATGAAAATTAACACCATTTTATTTGAACAAATCTATCTTAAGATATAATTTAAATTTTAAAAATACCTAGAACTGATATCATTACACATCAATATAACTCATTCATATGTCTACATCAACAATCCAATTACCTGAATCTACCATACACGCCTTAGATAACCTCAAAGCCCTACCTGAAGAGAGCTATGCAGAGGTAATAGAACGACTTATCACCCTCTGTTCCGAGGAGGAAGAACTCACCCCCGAAGCATGGGCCAGGGTTCAAAAAGCCGAGGAAGAATACAAAACCGGGAAGACATACTCCCTCGAAGAGATAAAAAGAAGATTGGGGGACGAATAATATTTTTACTCTCTCTTTCACCCATTCTGCAGAGCAGGGTCTGAAACAGATACCCAAAGAGTACCGATTCACAATATATCAGAAACTGGAAGAACTCTGCCATCTTGAAAATCCTGCTCTTACGTTAAAGAAATTGAAAAGCCCTGATGGCGTCAGACGATACTCCTTACGAGTAGGAATATACCAGGTCACAATCAGGATTGAACAGGATACACTGATCATCATCGTGCTTGATGCAGGACATCGAAAGCATGCATATCGCAAATACTAAGTTATCGTTACTAATCAGCCATACTCGTGAAACCTAGTATTTAGGTAAAAGGATTTTTTAAAATCAGGTCAATACTGGTTCATGAGAAGGTGAAATAAATAGAAAGTGAGTTTTTTAAGAGAAATCAGGAAGCCATGGCTCCTCATTTACAGCTTTAATCACTCCATCTTTGATCGAAACATCATTTTTCTACACCATAGAGACATAACTCAGGACTGAATAGACAAGGTAGCGGATTACCTAAAGACTACCCCTATACCCCTAAGACTCTCTGTATGCCATTGAGGGAATAAGGATTATTCCCCCTGCTGCTGCCAGATAGACGGCCCCGGAGGAAAAAGAAGCCTGTTTTCATCAGAAAGGCAGTCTGGCAGGATGCGAACTAATAACTCCTCTGCATCATTTCATCAGATTTAAATGAATACAGGAAATATTCCATATGGGAACCCTGAGTCCGGAATTGGTGCTGAAAAGCCGGATGTCACAATGGAGTAATAATTTATGAAAAAGATATTTTTTTGCATCTTGATATTGTGGTGTGCCCTCCTTGTCGGATCTGTATCTGCAGAGAGAGAGATAGTTATCGGGGCAATCATCGATGAAAGCGGAGATTCCGCTTCATTTGCGAAGGGAATTGAAGCAGCCGTGAATCTTGCGGCAGCTGACATGAACGAATACTACGCAAAGACCGGAAAAAACATAACGGTTATCATCAGGAAAGCCGGAA comes from Methanospirillum hungatei and encodes:
- a CDS encoding GyrI-like domain-containing protein — its product is MDEITIINLPPQQVMGITKTGTYGIIPELLMKVYESIVDKKLTITGAPMFICHETCPEAVLEANEKGTAVVEVAWPVSGSSDNSGEIKMYELPGGKMVRAFHKGPYETCESTYYKIFDWIDEQHLQIAGPIREIYPNDPRMVKPEEILTEIHVPVL
- a CDS encoding DUF7557 family protein; the encoded protein is MSTSTIQLPESTIHALDNLKALPEESYAEVIERLITLCSEEEELTPEAWARVQKAEEEYKTGKTYSLEEIKRRLGDE
- a CDS encoding type II toxin-antitoxin system RelE family toxin → MYQKLEELCHLENPALTLKKLKSPDGVRRYSLRVGIYQVTIRIEQDTLIIIVLDAGHRKHAYRKY